A genomic segment from Triticum dicoccoides isolate Atlit2015 ecotype Zavitan chromosome 1A, WEW_v2.0, whole genome shotgun sequence encodes:
- the LOC119285798 gene encoding receptor-like serine/threonine-protein kinase SD1-8 isoform X1, protein MASHQLRLFQLLLLLLLSSASHARDTISPGQPLRGNDTLVSPGAGSYVLGFFTPPGSNNTYIGLWYAKVPVRTVVWVANRADPVPGPVERNARATLSVSADGTLSVADASSTVVWSAPPAPGAGAGRCTARLLDIGNLVVSDASGAVAWQGFDHPTDTLIPGMRVGMDFRTGANMTLTAWTSPSDPSPGPVVAVMDTTGDPEVFIWNGAEKVWRSGPWDGLQFTGVPDTATYMGFNFSFVNSAKEVSYSFQVANSSIVSRLALNSTGAAGGLLQRWTWVWAAGAWNMYWYAPKDQCDAVNQCGPNGVCDPNSLPVCECLRGFAPRSPEAWALRDNRGGCARATPLDCGNGTDGFALMAHAKVPDTTAAVVDYRAGLAECAQRCQRNCSCTAYANANLSGAPGHRGCVMWGGALEDLRVFPNFGQDLYVRLAAADLDAPSKSDKKAHVIIAVAVSICVLAAIIALAGFFWWRRKRARARQSVGAPSKWSGVLHSRTLTSEGTSHGADLDLPIYDLETIAEATQGFSTDNKLGEGGYGPVYKGTLEDGQEIAVKTLSQASTQGPDEFKNEVMLIAKLQHRNLVRLIGCCICGQEKILIYEYMANKSLDFFLFDKSKSMLLDWQTRYRIIEGIARGLLYLHQDSRYRIVHRDLKTSNILLDKDMTPKISDFGMARIFGGDDSEINTLRVVGTYGYMAPEYAMDGVFSVKSDVFSFGVIVLEIITGIRNRGVYSYSSHLNLLAHAWSLLSEGKSLELVDETLKGTFESEEVVKCLKVGLLCVQENPDDRPLMSQALTMLAAADAASLATPKQPGFAARRAAATATATGTEDTSSSRADCSFVDSMTITMIEGREKKSMDG, encoded by the exons ATGGCAAGCCACCAGCTACGCCTcttccagctgctgctgctgctgctgctctcgtcGGCTTCCCACGCCCGGGACACCATCTCGCCAGGCCAGCCGCTCAGGGGCAACGACACGCTGGTCTCGCCCGGCGCCGGCAGCTACGTGCTCGGCTTCTTCACGCCGCCGGGCTCCAACAACACCTACATCGGGCTGTGGTACGCCAAGGTCCCCGTCCGCACCGTCGTCTGGGTCGCCAACCGCGCCGACCCCGTCCCGGGCCCCGTGGAGCGCAACGCGCGCGCGACCCTGTCCGTCTCCGCCGACGGCAcgctctccgtcgccgacgccagcTCCACCGTCGTCTGGTCGGCCCCCCCGGCGCCGGGCGCGGGCGCCGGGAGGTGCACGGCGCGGCTGCTGGACATCGGGAACCTCGTGGTCTCCGACGCGAGCGGCGCCGTGGCGTGGCAGGGGTTCGACCACCCCACCGACACCCTGATTCCGGGGATGCGGGTGGGGATGGACTTCCGCACCGGCGCCAACATGACGCTGACGGCGTGGACGAGCCCCTCCGACCCGTCCCCGGGGCCGGTGGTGGCTGTGATGGACACCACCGGCGACCCGGAGGTGTTCATCTGGAACGGGGCGGAGAAGGTGTGGCGGTCGGGGCCCTGGGACGGGCTCCAGTTCACCGGCGTCCCGGACACGGCCACCTACATGGGCTTCAACTTCAGCTTCGTCAACAGCGCCAAGGAGGTGAGCTACAGCTTCCAGGTGGCCAACTCGAGCATCGTCTCCCGGCTAGCGCTGAACAGCACGGGCGCCGCCGGCGGGCTGCTACAGCGGTGGACGTGGGTGTGGGCGGCCGGCGCGTGGAACATGTACTGGTACGCGCCCAAGGACCAGTGCGACGCCGTGAACCAGTGCGGGCCGAACGGGGTGTGCGACCCCAACAGCCTGCCGGTGTGCGAGTGCCTGCGCGGGTTCGCGCCGCGGTCGCCGGAGGCGTGGGCGCTGCGGGACAACCGGGGCGGGTGCGCGCGCGCGACGCCGCTCGACTGCGGCAACGGCACGGACGGGTTCGCGCTGATGGCGCACGCCAAGGTGCCGGACACGACGGCCGCCGTGGTGGACTACCGCGCGGGGCTCGCCGAGTGCGCGCAGCGGTGCCAGCGGAACTGCTCCTGCACGGCGTACGCCAACGCGAACCTGAGCGGCGCGCCGGGGCACCGCGGGTGCGTGATGTGGGGCGGCGCGCTGGAGGACCTCCGCGTGTTCCCCAACTTCGGCCAGGACCTCTAcgtgcgcctcgccgccgccgacctcg ATGCACCTAGCAAGTCCGATAAGAAGGCGCACGTTATAATTGCAGTGGCTGTGAGCATCTGTGTACTGGCAGCTATTATAGCGCTTGCAGGGTTCTTCTGGTGGAGAAGAAAGAGGGCAAGAGCAAGACAATCAG TAGGAGCACCAAGTAAATGGAGTGGTGTTTTGCACAGCAGAACACTAACGAGTGAAGGAACCAGTCATGGGGCTGATCTGGATCTGCCAATATATGATCTGGAGACaatagcagaagccacacaaggctTCTCAACTGACAACAAGCTCGGTGAAGGTGGTTATGGGCCAGTATACAAG GGTACGCTTGAGGATGGACAAGAAATAGCCGTTAAAACACTTTCGCAAGCATCGACGCAGGGTCCTGATGAGTTCAAGAATGAGGTTATGCTGATAGCGAAACTCCAGCATCGGAATCTTGTTCGACTGATCGGCTGTTGCATCTGTGGACAAGAAAAGATACTCATATATGAGTACATGGCAAACAAGAGCCTGGACTTCTTCCTGTTTG ACAAATCCAAGAGCATGCTTCTTGATTGGCAAACCCGGTATCGCATAATCGAGGGGATCGCCCGAGGTTTACTGTATCTTCACCAGGACTCAAGATACAGGATCGTCCACAGAGACCTCAAGACAAGCAACATTCTCCTGGATAAGGACATGACCCCTAAGATTTCAGACTTCGGCATGGCGAGGATATTCGGCGGCGATGACTCGGAGATCAATACGCTTCGAGTTGTCGGCACGTA TGGCTACATGGCTCCGGAGTACGCGATGGACGGGGTTTTCTCGGTGAAATCAGACGTTTTCAGCTTCGGCGTCATTGTGCTGGAGATCATCACTGGCATCAGAAACAGGGGCGTCTACAGCTACTCCAGCCACCTAAACCTTCTAGCACAT GCGTGGAGCCTGCTGAGCGAGGGGAAGAGCCTGGAGCTGGTGGACGAGACCCTGAAGGGGACGTTCGAGTCGGAGGAGGTGGTCAAGTGCCTCAAGGTGGGGCTGCTGTGCGTGCAGGAGAACCCGGACGACCGGCCGCTCATGTCGCAGGCGCTCACGATGctggccgccgccgacgccgcgtcGCTGGCGACCCCCAAGCAGCCCGGCTTCGCCGCGAGGCGggccgcggcgacggcgacggcgacgggcacGGAGGACACGTCGTCGAGCAGGGCCGACTGCAGCTTCGTGGACAGCATGACCATCACCATGATCGAGGGCCG CGAAAAGAAATCAATGGATGGGTGA
- the LOC119285798 gene encoding receptor-like serine/threonine-protein kinase SD1-8 isoform X2 yields the protein MASHQLRLFQLLLLLLLSSASHARDTISPGQPLRGNDTLVSPGAGSYVLGFFTPPGSNNTYIGLWYAKVPVRTVVWVANRADPVPGPVERNARATLSVSADGTLSVADASSTVVWSAPPAPGAGAGRCTARLLDIGNLVVSDASGAVAWQGFDHPTDTLIPGMRVGMDFRTGANMTLTAWTSPSDPSPGPVVAVMDTTGDPEVFIWNGAEKVWRSGPWDGLQFTGVPDTATYMGFNFSFVNSAKEVSYSFQVANSSIVSRLALNSTGAAGGLLQRWTWVWAAGAWNMYWYAPKDQCDAVNQCGPNGVCDPNSLPVCECLRGFAPRSPEAWALRDNRGGCARATPLDCGNGTDGFALMAHAKVPDTTAAVVDYRAGLAECAQRCQRNCSCTAYANANLSGAPGHRGCVMWGGALEDLRVFPNFGQDLYVRLAAADLDAPSKSDKKAHVIIAVAVSICVLAAIIALAGFFWWRRKRARARQSGAPSKWSGVLHSRTLTSEGTSHGADLDLPIYDLETIAEATQGFSTDNKLGEGGYGPVYKGTLEDGQEIAVKTLSQASTQGPDEFKNEVMLIAKLQHRNLVRLIGCCICGQEKILIYEYMANKSLDFFLFDKSKSMLLDWQTRYRIIEGIARGLLYLHQDSRYRIVHRDLKTSNILLDKDMTPKISDFGMARIFGGDDSEINTLRVVGTYGYMAPEYAMDGVFSVKSDVFSFGVIVLEIITGIRNRGVYSYSSHLNLLAHAWSLLSEGKSLELVDETLKGTFESEEVVKCLKVGLLCVQENPDDRPLMSQALTMLAAADAASLATPKQPGFAARRAAATATATGTEDTSSSRADCSFVDSMTITMIEGREKKSMDG from the exons ATGGCAAGCCACCAGCTACGCCTcttccagctgctgctgctgctgctgctctcgtcGGCTTCCCACGCCCGGGACACCATCTCGCCAGGCCAGCCGCTCAGGGGCAACGACACGCTGGTCTCGCCCGGCGCCGGCAGCTACGTGCTCGGCTTCTTCACGCCGCCGGGCTCCAACAACACCTACATCGGGCTGTGGTACGCCAAGGTCCCCGTCCGCACCGTCGTCTGGGTCGCCAACCGCGCCGACCCCGTCCCGGGCCCCGTGGAGCGCAACGCGCGCGCGACCCTGTCCGTCTCCGCCGACGGCAcgctctccgtcgccgacgccagcTCCACCGTCGTCTGGTCGGCCCCCCCGGCGCCGGGCGCGGGCGCCGGGAGGTGCACGGCGCGGCTGCTGGACATCGGGAACCTCGTGGTCTCCGACGCGAGCGGCGCCGTGGCGTGGCAGGGGTTCGACCACCCCACCGACACCCTGATTCCGGGGATGCGGGTGGGGATGGACTTCCGCACCGGCGCCAACATGACGCTGACGGCGTGGACGAGCCCCTCCGACCCGTCCCCGGGGCCGGTGGTGGCTGTGATGGACACCACCGGCGACCCGGAGGTGTTCATCTGGAACGGGGCGGAGAAGGTGTGGCGGTCGGGGCCCTGGGACGGGCTCCAGTTCACCGGCGTCCCGGACACGGCCACCTACATGGGCTTCAACTTCAGCTTCGTCAACAGCGCCAAGGAGGTGAGCTACAGCTTCCAGGTGGCCAACTCGAGCATCGTCTCCCGGCTAGCGCTGAACAGCACGGGCGCCGCCGGCGGGCTGCTACAGCGGTGGACGTGGGTGTGGGCGGCCGGCGCGTGGAACATGTACTGGTACGCGCCCAAGGACCAGTGCGACGCCGTGAACCAGTGCGGGCCGAACGGGGTGTGCGACCCCAACAGCCTGCCGGTGTGCGAGTGCCTGCGCGGGTTCGCGCCGCGGTCGCCGGAGGCGTGGGCGCTGCGGGACAACCGGGGCGGGTGCGCGCGCGCGACGCCGCTCGACTGCGGCAACGGCACGGACGGGTTCGCGCTGATGGCGCACGCCAAGGTGCCGGACACGACGGCCGCCGTGGTGGACTACCGCGCGGGGCTCGCCGAGTGCGCGCAGCGGTGCCAGCGGAACTGCTCCTGCACGGCGTACGCCAACGCGAACCTGAGCGGCGCGCCGGGGCACCGCGGGTGCGTGATGTGGGGCGGCGCGCTGGAGGACCTCCGCGTGTTCCCCAACTTCGGCCAGGACCTCTAcgtgcgcctcgccgccgccgacctcg ATGCACCTAGCAAGTCCGATAAGAAGGCGCACGTTATAATTGCAGTGGCTGTGAGCATCTGTGTACTGGCAGCTATTATAGCGCTTGCAGGGTTCTTCTGGTGGAGAAGAAAGAGGGCAAGAGCAAGACAATCAG GAGCACCAAGTAAATGGAGTGGTGTTTTGCACAGCAGAACACTAACGAGTGAAGGAACCAGTCATGGGGCTGATCTGGATCTGCCAATATATGATCTGGAGACaatagcagaagccacacaaggctTCTCAACTGACAACAAGCTCGGTGAAGGTGGTTATGGGCCAGTATACAAG GGTACGCTTGAGGATGGACAAGAAATAGCCGTTAAAACACTTTCGCAAGCATCGACGCAGGGTCCTGATGAGTTCAAGAATGAGGTTATGCTGATAGCGAAACTCCAGCATCGGAATCTTGTTCGACTGATCGGCTGTTGCATCTGTGGACAAGAAAAGATACTCATATATGAGTACATGGCAAACAAGAGCCTGGACTTCTTCCTGTTTG ACAAATCCAAGAGCATGCTTCTTGATTGGCAAACCCGGTATCGCATAATCGAGGGGATCGCCCGAGGTTTACTGTATCTTCACCAGGACTCAAGATACAGGATCGTCCACAGAGACCTCAAGACAAGCAACATTCTCCTGGATAAGGACATGACCCCTAAGATTTCAGACTTCGGCATGGCGAGGATATTCGGCGGCGATGACTCGGAGATCAATACGCTTCGAGTTGTCGGCACGTA TGGCTACATGGCTCCGGAGTACGCGATGGACGGGGTTTTCTCGGTGAAATCAGACGTTTTCAGCTTCGGCGTCATTGTGCTGGAGATCATCACTGGCATCAGAAACAGGGGCGTCTACAGCTACTCCAGCCACCTAAACCTTCTAGCACAT GCGTGGAGCCTGCTGAGCGAGGGGAAGAGCCTGGAGCTGGTGGACGAGACCCTGAAGGGGACGTTCGAGTCGGAGGAGGTGGTCAAGTGCCTCAAGGTGGGGCTGCTGTGCGTGCAGGAGAACCCGGACGACCGGCCGCTCATGTCGCAGGCGCTCACGATGctggccgccgccgacgccgcgtcGCTGGCGACCCCCAAGCAGCCCGGCTTCGCCGCGAGGCGggccgcggcgacggcgacggcgacgggcacGGAGGACACGTCGTCGAGCAGGGCCGACTGCAGCTTCGTGGACAGCATGACCATCACCATGATCGAGGGCCG CGAAAAGAAATCAATGGATGGGTGA
- the LOC119285798 gene encoding receptor-like serine/threonine-protein kinase SD1-8 isoform X3, with protein MASHQLRLFQLLLLLLLSSASHARDTISPGQPLRGNDTLVSPGAGSYVLGFFTPPGSNNTYIGLWYAKVPVRTVVWVANRADPVPGPVERNARATLSVSADGTLSVADASSTVVWSAPPAPGAGAGRCTARLLDIGNLVVSDASGAVAWQGFDHPTDTLIPGMRVGMDFRTGANMTLTAWTSPSDPSPGPVVAVMDTTGDPEVFIWNGAEKVWRSGPWDGLQFTGVPDTATYMGFNFSFVNSAKEVSYSFQVANSSIVSRLALNSTGAAGGLLQRWTWVWAAGAWNMYWYAPKDQCDAVNQCGPNGVCDPNSLPVCECLRGFAPRSPEAWALRDNRGGCARATPLDCGNGTDGFALMAHAKVPDTTAAVVDYRAGLAECAQRCQRNCSCTAYANANLSGAPGHRGCVMWGGALEDLRVFPNFGQDLYVRLAAADLDAPSKSDKKAHVIIAVAVSICVLAAIIALAGFFWWRRKRARARQSVGAPSKWSGVLHSRTLTSEGTSHGADLDLPIYDLETIAEATQGFSTDNKLGEGGYGPVYKGTLEDGQEIAVKTLSQASTQGPDEFKNEVMLIAKLQHRNLVRLIGCCICGQEKILIYEYMANKSLDFFLFDKSKSMLLDWQTRYRIIEGIARGLLYLHQDSRYRIVHRDLKTSNILLDKDMTPKISDFGMARIFGGDDSEINTLRVVGTYGYMAPEYAMDGVFSVKSDVFSFGVIVLEIITGIRNRGVYSYSSHLNLLAHAWSLLSEGKSLELVDETLKGTFESEEVVKCLKVGLLCVQENPDDRPLMSQALTMLAAADAASLATPKQPGFAARRAAATATATGTEDTSSSRADCSFVDSMTITMIEGR; from the exons ATGGCAAGCCACCAGCTACGCCTcttccagctgctgctgctgctgctgctctcgtcGGCTTCCCACGCCCGGGACACCATCTCGCCAGGCCAGCCGCTCAGGGGCAACGACACGCTGGTCTCGCCCGGCGCCGGCAGCTACGTGCTCGGCTTCTTCACGCCGCCGGGCTCCAACAACACCTACATCGGGCTGTGGTACGCCAAGGTCCCCGTCCGCACCGTCGTCTGGGTCGCCAACCGCGCCGACCCCGTCCCGGGCCCCGTGGAGCGCAACGCGCGCGCGACCCTGTCCGTCTCCGCCGACGGCAcgctctccgtcgccgacgccagcTCCACCGTCGTCTGGTCGGCCCCCCCGGCGCCGGGCGCGGGCGCCGGGAGGTGCACGGCGCGGCTGCTGGACATCGGGAACCTCGTGGTCTCCGACGCGAGCGGCGCCGTGGCGTGGCAGGGGTTCGACCACCCCACCGACACCCTGATTCCGGGGATGCGGGTGGGGATGGACTTCCGCACCGGCGCCAACATGACGCTGACGGCGTGGACGAGCCCCTCCGACCCGTCCCCGGGGCCGGTGGTGGCTGTGATGGACACCACCGGCGACCCGGAGGTGTTCATCTGGAACGGGGCGGAGAAGGTGTGGCGGTCGGGGCCCTGGGACGGGCTCCAGTTCACCGGCGTCCCGGACACGGCCACCTACATGGGCTTCAACTTCAGCTTCGTCAACAGCGCCAAGGAGGTGAGCTACAGCTTCCAGGTGGCCAACTCGAGCATCGTCTCCCGGCTAGCGCTGAACAGCACGGGCGCCGCCGGCGGGCTGCTACAGCGGTGGACGTGGGTGTGGGCGGCCGGCGCGTGGAACATGTACTGGTACGCGCCCAAGGACCAGTGCGACGCCGTGAACCAGTGCGGGCCGAACGGGGTGTGCGACCCCAACAGCCTGCCGGTGTGCGAGTGCCTGCGCGGGTTCGCGCCGCGGTCGCCGGAGGCGTGGGCGCTGCGGGACAACCGGGGCGGGTGCGCGCGCGCGACGCCGCTCGACTGCGGCAACGGCACGGACGGGTTCGCGCTGATGGCGCACGCCAAGGTGCCGGACACGACGGCCGCCGTGGTGGACTACCGCGCGGGGCTCGCCGAGTGCGCGCAGCGGTGCCAGCGGAACTGCTCCTGCACGGCGTACGCCAACGCGAACCTGAGCGGCGCGCCGGGGCACCGCGGGTGCGTGATGTGGGGCGGCGCGCTGGAGGACCTCCGCGTGTTCCCCAACTTCGGCCAGGACCTCTAcgtgcgcctcgccgccgccgacctcg ATGCACCTAGCAAGTCCGATAAGAAGGCGCACGTTATAATTGCAGTGGCTGTGAGCATCTGTGTACTGGCAGCTATTATAGCGCTTGCAGGGTTCTTCTGGTGGAGAAGAAAGAGGGCAAGAGCAAGACAATCAG TAGGAGCACCAAGTAAATGGAGTGGTGTTTTGCACAGCAGAACACTAACGAGTGAAGGAACCAGTCATGGGGCTGATCTGGATCTGCCAATATATGATCTGGAGACaatagcagaagccacacaaggctTCTCAACTGACAACAAGCTCGGTGAAGGTGGTTATGGGCCAGTATACAAG GGTACGCTTGAGGATGGACAAGAAATAGCCGTTAAAACACTTTCGCAAGCATCGACGCAGGGTCCTGATGAGTTCAAGAATGAGGTTATGCTGATAGCGAAACTCCAGCATCGGAATCTTGTTCGACTGATCGGCTGTTGCATCTGTGGACAAGAAAAGATACTCATATATGAGTACATGGCAAACAAGAGCCTGGACTTCTTCCTGTTTG ACAAATCCAAGAGCATGCTTCTTGATTGGCAAACCCGGTATCGCATAATCGAGGGGATCGCCCGAGGTTTACTGTATCTTCACCAGGACTCAAGATACAGGATCGTCCACAGAGACCTCAAGACAAGCAACATTCTCCTGGATAAGGACATGACCCCTAAGATTTCAGACTTCGGCATGGCGAGGATATTCGGCGGCGATGACTCGGAGATCAATACGCTTCGAGTTGTCGGCACGTA TGGCTACATGGCTCCGGAGTACGCGATGGACGGGGTTTTCTCGGTGAAATCAGACGTTTTCAGCTTCGGCGTCATTGTGCTGGAGATCATCACTGGCATCAGAAACAGGGGCGTCTACAGCTACTCCAGCCACCTAAACCTTCTAGCACAT GCGTGGAGCCTGCTGAGCGAGGGGAAGAGCCTGGAGCTGGTGGACGAGACCCTGAAGGGGACGTTCGAGTCGGAGGAGGTGGTCAAGTGCCTCAAGGTGGGGCTGCTGTGCGTGCAGGAGAACCCGGACGACCGGCCGCTCATGTCGCAGGCGCTCACGATGctggccgccgccgacgccgcgtcGCTGGCGACCCCCAAGCAGCCCGGCTTCGCCGCGAGGCGggccgcggcgacggcgacggcgacgggcacGGAGGACACGTCGTCGAGCAGGGCCGACTGCAGCTTCGTGGACAGCATGACCATCACCATGATCGAGGGCCGGTAG